Below is a genomic region from Candidatus Bostrichicola ureolyticus.
CACCTTTAGGGGTAATCTTACCAATTAAAATATCTCCATTAGAAACATGTGTACCTATCATAACAAGACCATTTTCATCTAAATATTTTGTTGATTCTTCACTGACATTAGGAATATCATTAGTAAATTCTTCTATTCCAAGTTTGGTTTCACGTACATCTAAAGAATATTCATCTATGTGAATAGAAGTAAACCAATCTTCTCTAACAATTCTTTCAGAAATTACAATAGCATCTTCGAAATTATATCCTTTTAATGGCATAAATGCTACTTTGCAATCTCGTCCTAATGCTAATTCACCATTTTCAGTAGCATATCCTTGACAAAGTACTTGTCCATTAATTACATGATCTCCTTTTTTAACTATTGGTTTTAATGTAATACAAGTATTTTGATTAGTTTTTCTAAATTTAATTAAATTATATTTTTTAATATTTGAATCAAAACTTATTAAAGAGTCTTCATAAGTTTGGTCATAATTAATAATAATATTATTAGCATCAACATATTCTACGATACCATTTCCCTCAGCATTAATTAAAATTCTAGAATCCATAGCTACTTGATGTTCTAATCCTGTACCAACAATAGGAGCTTTAGGTTGTAATAATGGAACAGATTGTCGCATCATATTTGACCCCATTAATGCTCTATTGGCATCATCATGTTCAAGAAATGGAATCAATGAAGCAGAAATAGATGCAATTTGATTAGGCATTACATCAATATAATTTATTTCTTTAGATTTTACTAATGGAAAATCTCCATCTTTTCTTGCTATTATACGTTCTTTAATAAAACTTCCATCAGCATTTAACGCAACGTTCGAATCAGCAATTAGTTTTCCTTCTTCCTCGTAAGCACCTAATGATATAGGTTTACTAAAGTTTACTTTTCCGTTATGTACAGGCCAATAAAGAGTCTCAATAAATCCCATATTATTAATGCTTGCGTAAGTACATAGAGATGTAACTAAACCAATATTTGGTCCTTCTGGAGTTTCTATAGGACATAATCTTCCATAATGAGAATAATGTACATCACGGACTTCAAATCCAGCACGTTTTCTTGATATTCCACCAGGTCCTAAAGCCGATAATCTTCTTTTATGAGTTATCTCAGATAATGGATTAACTTGATCCATAAATTGTGATAATTGACTAGTTCCAAAAAAAGTATTAACTACAGAAGATAAAGTTTTTGCATTTATAAGATCAACAGGTGTAAATATTTCATTATCACGTATATTCATCTTCTCTCGTATATTCCTAGCTGTTCTAGCCAATCCAATACTAAATTGAGTAGATAGCTGTTCTCCAACTGTTTTTACTCTACGATTAGATAGATGGTCAATATCATCTATTTCTTTTTTAAAAGTAAATAATTCGTTTAAATATTTTATTATGGATATAATATCATCTTTTGTAAGAACTTTACAATCTATACTAATATTTAAATTTAGACGTTTATTCAATCTATCTCTACCAACTGGTCCTAAAGAATATCTAGTATCAGAAAAAAAAAGTTTATCTATAACATTTTTAGCAGTTTCATGATCTGGAGTTTCAGCATTTCTTAATTGTCTATAAATATATTCTATAGCTTCTTTTTCAGAATTTGTATTATCTTTTTTTAAAGTATTATAAATTAATGAATACTCAATATTTTTTTTATGCAAATAAATATACTTAATTTCATATTTCATAATTTTATGAAAATGATATTCTTCTAAAATAATATCACGATCTAAAATTACTTCATTTCGTTCTTCTACAGATATTATTTTTCCAGTTTCTTCATCTACTACATCTTCATACCATGTATTTAATACACGGCCAGCAAGTTTACGTCCTAATATTTCATTCCAATTATTTTGTTTTATTTCAAATTCATCTGCTATATCAAATAGTTTTAATATATCTTCATCTTTTTCATAACCTATAGAACGTAATAATGTTGTCATTGGTAATTTTTTCTTTCTATCAATATAGGCATATATTACATTATTTATATCTGTAGTAAATTCTATCCATGATCCTTTAAAAGGAATTATTCTGGCAGAATAAAGTTTTGTTCCATTAGCATGATATGATTGTCCAAAAAAAACTCCAGGAGAACGATGTAATTGCGAAACTATAACCCTTTCTGCTCCATTAAAAATAAAAGATCCAGAAGGAGTCATATATGGATATGTTCCTAAATACACATCTTGACAGACAGTTTCAAAATCTTCATTTTCTTTATCATTGCAATATAATTTTAATCTAGCTTTTAAAGATATACTATATGTTAATCCTCTTTCAATACAATAATCTATTGAATACCTTGGATGATCTATAAAATAATCAACAAATTCTAATACAAAATTATTTTTAGCATCACAAATTGGAAAATTTTCTTGAAAAACTTTATATAATCCTTCTTTTTTACGATCTTCAATTTTTGAATCTAATTGAAAAAAATCTTTGAAAGATTTAATTTGAATATTTAAAAAGTCTTTATAATATACTGGATGAGTTATCGATGTAAAATTAATTCTTGGGGTTTTCATTGTTTTATTTTAATTCTACTTCTGCACCTTTTTCTTCAAATTGTTTTTTTATTTTTTCTGCTTCTTCTTTATTTATTCCTTTTTTTATAATAGTATCTTTTGAAGGATCATTTGTGGCAGAATCTACTAACTCTTTAGCTTCCGTAAGAGATTTTCCTGTTATATCTTTTACTAATTTCATAACTGCTAATTTAGTATTTCCTACAGATTTTAAAATCACATCAAAAATATTTTTTTCTTCTTTTTGTACTTTATTAGATTCAGATTCAGATAGAGTAGTTGTTACTGTATTAGAAGGTTTAATATTATATTCTTTTTCTAAAACCATTGATAATTCATTGACTTCTTTTACAGTTAAATTAACTAACTGTTCTGCTAATTGTTTTAAATCTTTCATTTTTTTATTTATTTATTTTGTTGTTTAAACTTTGCATAATATTGAAAATATTTTTATTTAAAGTTGAAATTAAATTAATAATAGTAAGATTTAATAATTTTAATATTTCACATATTAATTCTTCTTTAGATTTAATACATATTAAGGTTTCCAACTGATTATCACCTATATAAAAACATTTATCAATATAAACACCTTTTATTAAAGGTTTATTCACACCAGTTTTAATTCTAAAATTTTTAATAATTTTAGCTGGAAGATTACTAATATTTGATATACTTATAGTAGTATTACCTTTTAATAAATCATATAAATTATAAAATTCTTTTTTTTTATTAAATTCTATTGCTTTTTTTAATAAAGAATTTTTAATTGTTTGTGTATTGACTTTAAATTTAAAACATTCCTTTCTAAAATATGAAATTTGTTGAGCATTTAATCCAGAAATATC
It encodes:
- the rpoB gene encoding DNA-directed RNA polymerase subunit beta, coding for MKTPRINFTSITHPVYYKDFLNIQIKSFKDFFQLDSKIEDRKKEGLYKVFQENFPICDAKNNFVLEFVDYFIDHPRYSIDYCIERGLTYSISLKARLKLYCNDKENEDFETVCQDVYLGTYPYMTPSGSFIFNGAERVIVSQLHRSPGVFFGQSYHANGTKLYSARIIPFKGSWIEFTTDINNVIYAYIDRKKKLPMTTLLRSIGYEKDEDILKLFDIADEFEIKQNNWNEILGRKLAGRVLNTWYEDVVDEETGKIISVEERNEVILDRDIILEEYHFHKIMKYEIKYIYLHKKNIEYSLIYNTLKKDNTNSEKEAIEYIYRQLRNAETPDHETAKNVIDKLFFSDTRYSLGPVGRDRLNKRLNLNISIDCKVLTKDDIISIIKYLNELFTFKKEIDDIDHLSNRRVKTVGEQLSTQFSIGLARTARNIREKMNIRDNEIFTPVDLINAKTLSSVVNTFFGTSQLSQFMDQVNPLSEITHKRRLSALGPGGISRKRAGFEVRDVHYSHYGRLCPIETPEGPNIGLVTSLCTYASINNMGFIETLYWPVHNGKVNFSKPISLGAYEEEGKLIADSNVALNADGSFIKERIIARKDGDFPLVKSKEINYIDVMPNQIASISASLIPFLEHDDANRALMGSNMMRQSVPLLQPKAPIVGTGLEHQVAMDSRILINAEGNGIVEYVDANNIIINYDQTYEDSLISFDSNIKKYNLIKFRKTNQNTCITLKPIVKKGDHVINGQVLCQGYATENGELALGRDCKVAFMPLKGYNFEDAIVISERIVREDWFTSIHIDEYSLDVRETKLGIEEFTNDIPNVSEESTKYLDENGLVMIGTHVSNGDILIGKITPKGEYDPTPEEKLLRAIFGDKAGNVKDVSLRADPSLFGVVIDTKLFSRNNRRKDKKSKAKDKTEIERIEAEYKNNFFQLREQIIEKLSSLLEGEISKGIFLKNNKVIASGVKFTRKLLNNIKDYNDIIEILCSSNEKNNLISKILHNFKKKLASIKDRFQRQKIAITIGDELPTGIVKIAKVFIAKKRKLKVGDKMAGRHGNKGIVARIVRDEDMPFLEDGTTVDIVLNPLGVPSRMNIGQIYETVLGWAGYVLNKKFATPIFDGASIEQISEYTNKAGLPRFGTTYLFDGETGEKFDQPATVGMIYMLKLGHMVDDKMHARSIGPYSLITQQPLGGKAQFGGQRFGEMEVWALEAYGASNTLREMLTVKSDDVIGRTKTYESLVKGLSLPEPGRPASLNVVCNELKGLGLDIIFEE
- the rplL gene encoding 50S ribosomal protein L7/L12, encoding MKDLKQLAEQLVNLTVKEVNELSMVLEKEYNIKPSNTVTTTLSESESNKVQKEEKNIFDVILKSVGNTKLAVMKLVKDITGKSLTEAKELVDSATNDPSKDTIIKKGINKEEAEKIKKQFEEKGAEVELK
- the rplJ gene encoding 50S ribosomal protein L10; its protein translation is MTKEQKNKNIKALASLLSSSNAIYLTDISGLNAQQISYFRKECFKFKVNTQTIKNSLLKKAIEFNKKKEFYNLYDLLKGNTTISISNISNLPAKIIKNFRIKTGVNKPLIKGVYIDKCFYIGDNQLETLICIKSKEELICEILKLLNLTIINLISTLNKNIFNIMQSLNNKINK